Proteins co-encoded in one Acinetobacter lwoffii genomic window:
- the gigB gene encoding anti-anti-sigma factor GigB, protein MSTGHVEYASLNGTHIFKLIGEVRAQSCISLDKLLNKIEQQDNVVGAIVDLTETSFIDSTVLGVLAKLGLKLKQVHNIQAVMLSTNSDITTLANSMGLSQVFVILNYCGDPNVCTRALMEEHVTHQNMLNTVLDAHKTLMKLNQSNQNMFEPLVKQLQKEQDNLDKISEQKV, encoded by the coding sequence ATGTCAACAGGTCATGTTGAATATGCAAGTCTGAACGGAACGCATATTTTTAAGCTTATCGGCGAAGTGCGTGCCCAATCTTGTATTAGTCTAGACAAATTACTGAACAAAATTGAACAGCAAGACAACGTAGTTGGCGCTATCGTTGATCTCACCGAAACCAGTTTCATTGACAGTACCGTACTGGGTGTTTTAGCGAAACTAGGACTCAAACTCAAGCAAGTACACAATATTCAGGCTGTCATGCTTTCTACCAATTCTGACATTACCACTTTGGCCAACAGTATGGGATTGAGCCAGGTGTTTGTGATTCTGAATTATTGTGGTGATCCAAATGTCTGCACACGTGCGCTGATGGAAGAACATGTCACGCATCAAAATATGCTGAATACGGTTCTGGATGCGCATAAAACCTTGATGAAACTGAATCAAAGCAATCAGAACATGTTTGAACCTTTAGTCAAACAGCTACAGAAAGAGCAAGACAATTTAGATAAAATTTCCGAGCAAAAGGTATAA
- a CDS encoding MlaA family lipoprotein, which produces MHRSIYLSICLFSLASSAHVFAEAATSVENLENEPAKTPLRTKISTKAQQLQTQLKVDASAAQAEEVKDPFQPLNRKIYQFNDAIDRTVVRPIAVQYVEKVPQDVRGSYTQFRSNLGEPWNVVNQLIQGRPARAAKSLGRFTINTLTTLGLADPARRLGLSHEEEKFGITLGYYGVPSGPYIMLPFLGPSSVRGVIGTAVDSQARPQKYILEDEDGLYWTDQFWRAIDTRSEILDVEGVLTGDRYAQIRDIYLQRTNYAIAEKKGTEQDTLFLEDDFEDENSDDAPSSDSNIESSNEDL; this is translated from the coding sequence ATGCATCGTTCTATTTACTTATCTATATGCTTATTTTCTTTAGCTTCAAGCGCACATGTTTTCGCCGAGGCGGCCACCAGTGTGGAAAATCTGGAAAACGAGCCTGCAAAAACGCCGCTTAGAACAAAAATCTCGACCAAAGCGCAACAATTACAAACGCAACTGAAAGTTGATGCCAGTGCAGCACAGGCTGAAGAAGTTAAAGATCCTTTTCAACCGTTAAATAGAAAGATCTATCAGTTTAATGATGCGATTGACCGCACCGTGGTACGTCCCATAGCCGTACAATATGTGGAAAAAGTTCCTCAAGATGTTCGTGGCAGCTATACCCAGTTCCGCAGTAACCTAGGTGAACCTTGGAATGTGGTGAATCAGCTGATTCAAGGTCGTCCTGCCCGCGCTGCTAAATCCCTAGGTCGTTTTACCATTAACACCTTAACAACTTTAGGACTGGCTGATCCAGCGCGTCGCCTGGGCTTGAGTCATGAAGAGGAAAAATTTGGAATTACCTTAGGTTATTATGGCGTGCCTTCTGGCCCTTATATCATGTTGCCATTTTTAGGTCCAAGTTCTGTCCGTGGCGTAATCGGTACTGCTGTAGATAGTCAAGCTCGTCCACAAAAATACATTCTCGAAGATGAAGATGGACTTTACTGGACTGATCAGTTTTGGCGTGCCATCGATACCCGTTCAGAAATACTGGACGTTGAAGGAGTGCTGACTGGCGATCGCTATGCGCAGATTCGCGATATTTATTTACAACGTACCAATTATGCAATTGCAGAAAAGAAAGGTACAGAACAAGATACGCTGTTCCTAGAAGATGATTTTGAAGATGAGAATTCTGATGATGCACCTTCTAGTGATAGCAACATTGAATCTTCAAACGAAGATCTTTAA
- the gigA gene encoding RsbU family protein phosphatase GigA, which translates to MYFIQPTRDIPYLDQVLDTLPHVQMIYLDDHELYDSTIIAIADVHDYLKYKWNLPTIVLALENEGTALAQAWEQGALAGWIWNKLPENPDLALQKIDAQYKRNQDSRDLPSAAELQKKLLPNPIELTNYEVETYFQPSAYLSGDWYDYWKISDKEVIFYLADVSGHGVTSSLLTSWMAAFHGRSKTPRELIKKLNGMLMQENIEKHITMIAGILNLETHVLKWSSAGHYPPPIIFEPNQEPKILSSSSFPLGLTEDLEVEENEWVLSRNARFIICSDGALEPFDGGLNEQFSQLLHHLQNQSFQAPEHVADDIAFLSFIRVN; encoded by the coding sequence ATGTATTTCATTCAACCGACTCGTGATATTCCTTATTTAGATCAAGTACTTGATACGCTTCCGCATGTTCAGATGATCTATCTGGATGATCATGAACTGTATGACTCTACGATTATTGCGATTGCAGATGTACATGATTATCTGAAATATAAGTGGAATCTTCCTACGATTGTACTTGCTTTAGAAAATGAAGGTACTGCTTTGGCTCAGGCCTGGGAACAAGGGGCTTTAGCCGGCTGGATCTGGAATAAACTTCCCGAGAATCCAGATCTGGCATTACAAAAAATTGATGCGCAATATAAGCGTAACCAGGATAGCCGTGACCTGCCTTCTGCTGCAGAACTACAAAAGAAATTGTTACCGAATCCGATTGAATTGACCAATTACGAGGTTGAAACCTATTTTCAGCCTTCAGCCTATCTTTCAGGGGATTGGTATGATTATTGGAAAATCAGCGACAAAGAAGTGATTTTCTATTTGGCCGATGTCTCTGGACATGGCGTCACCAGTAGTTTACTCACGTCCTGGATGGCAGCTTTTCATGGCCGCTCCAAGACGCCGCGCGAGCTGATCAAGAAGCTAAACGGTATGCTGATGCAGGAAAATATTGAAAAGCACATCACCATGATTGCCGGGATTCTTAATTTGGAAACCCATGTATTAAAATGGTCCAGCGCTGGGCATTATCCACCACCGATTATATTTGAACCCAATCAAGAGCCTAAAATTCTATCTTCCAGCAGTTTCCCTTTAGGCTTAACCGAAGATCTTGAAGTTGAGGAAAATGAATGGGTATTAAGTCGCAATGCGCGCTTTATTATCTGTTCGGATGGGGCATTGGAACCCTTTGATGGTGGTTTAAATGAACAATTCTCGCAATTATTACACCATTTACAGAATCAATCTTTTCAGGCTCCGGAACATGTGGCTGACGATATCGCCTTTTTAAGCTTTATCCGCGTAAATTAG
- the gspE gene encoding type II secretion system ATPase GspE: MQVLKQLQIPYSFAKRHGVLLRYEGDQAFILRRDNTSMLALQEARRLLGYPAHFQLCSEQEFNQLLSSSFAGDSGESQQVAAGLEDHPDLLSLADSVPEAEDLMDQEDDAPIVRLINALLSEAIRVGASDIHIESFEKKLSVRLRVDGQLREIVQPRRELAPLLVSRIKVMAKLDIAEKRIPQDGRISLRLAGREVDVRVSTLPSSYGERVVMRLLDKQAGRLNMTHLGLMNNDYDRLKTLVHRPHGIILVTGPTGSGKTTTLYAALSDLNDGSKNILTAEDPIEYQLEGIGQTQVNTKVDMTFARALKAMLRQDPDVVMVGEIRDLETAEIAVQASLTGHLVLSTLHTNTAIGAVTRLKDMGIEPFLLSSSLIGVIAQRLVRTLCPHCATWHEADAFEKNLLGNIEHPQDLRLPQPHGCERCGNTGFSGRTAIYEIVSVDDHMRRLIHGNAAEYEIESYARQQSGSIRDDGLRKVLAGKTTIEEVLRVTNEAVE, from the coding sequence ATGCAAGTACTTAAACAATTACAAATCCCATATAGCTTCGCCAAGCGCCATGGTGTGCTGTTGCGTTATGAGGGAGATCAGGCCTTTATTCTGCGTCGTGACAATACCTCGATGCTTGCATTGCAGGAAGCTCGCCGTCTGCTCGGTTATCCGGCTCATTTTCAACTCTGTAGCGAACAGGAATTTAACCAGTTACTCAGTTCCAGTTTTGCCGGCGATAGCGGCGAATCGCAACAGGTCGCTGCCGGTCTGGAAGATCATCCGGATTTACTCAGCCTGGCTGATTCCGTACCTGAAGCTGAAGACCTGATGGATCAGGAAGATGATGCGCCGATTGTGCGGCTGATCAATGCATTGCTCTCAGAGGCGATTCGTGTCGGGGCTTCCGATATTCATATTGAATCTTTTGAGAAAAAACTGTCGGTGCGTTTACGGGTCGATGGCCAGTTACGCGAAATTGTACAGCCACGCCGTGAACTGGCACCGCTTCTGGTTTCACGGATTAAAGTCATGGCCAAACTGGATATTGCCGAAAAGCGTATTCCTCAAGATGGCCGTATTTCATTACGCTTGGCCGGACGTGAAGTCGATGTCCGTGTATCCACCTTGCCATCTTCTTATGGGGAGCGGGTGGTGATGCGTTTGCTGGACAAGCAGGCTGGCCGTTTGAACATGACCCATTTGGGTTTGATGAATAATGACTATGATCGACTCAAGACCTTAGTACATCGCCCGCACGGGATTATTCTGGTAACCGGCCCGACCGGTTCGGGTAAAACCACCACTTTATATGCGGCACTTTCTGATCTGAATGATGGTTCCAAAAATATCCTCACGGCTGAAGATCCGATTGAATATCAGCTGGAAGGCATTGGACAAACGCAGGTCAATACCAAAGTGGATATGACCTTTGCCCGTGCTTTAAAAGCGATGTTACGTCAGGACCCGGATGTGGTCATGGTCGGTGAGATTCGTGATCTGGAAACGGCAGAAATTGCGGTACAGGCATCCCTAACTGGACATCTGGTGTTATCCACCTTGCATACCAATACCGCGATTGGTGCGGTTACGCGCCTGAAAGATATGGGGATTGAGCCATTTTTGCTTTCCAGTTCTTTAATCGGGGTAATTGCCCAACGTCTGGTGCGTACCTTGTGTCCACATTGTGCGACCTGGCATGAGGCAGATGCTTTCGAGAAGAATCTATTAGGCAATATTGAGCATCCCCAAGATTTAAGATTGCCGCAACCGCACGGCTGTGAACGTTGTGGCAATACGGGCTTTAGTGGTCGTACTGCAATTTATGAAATTGTGTCAGTCGATGATCATATGCGCCGTTTGATTCATGGCAATGCGGCTGAATATGAAATCGAAAGCTATGCACGTCAGCAGTCAGGTTCCATTCGTGATGATGGTCTGCGTAAAGTATTGGCCGGAAAAACCACGATTGAAGAAGTATTGCGAGTAACCAACGAAGCAGTAGAATAA
- a CDS encoding mechanosensitive ion channel family protein, whose amino-acid sequence MPSSNIPTEVTNSLKGVFTNINTDRLTEVLVAVVLCFIGFLIARFISNTFIRTIGVRFNAHQKLVWRRGIFYFIFLLFVMASLKEAGFKLSVFLGAAGILTVALGFASQTSASNLISGLFLIGEGSFEVGDTIQITLIRGHTIEGEVISIDLLSVKLLTQDNIYVRLPNEQLIRAPVQNLSKFPIRRIPITLAINFHENIIKVREVLLDVANKYPLVLADPKPAVTVTAFRESSIELLFAVWCQQENYLKVRDEMQERIRNGFVDNQIEIPVPKMGFVDPPLSRPLENEEIDQYANDKPLKREPGLK is encoded by the coding sequence ATGCCAAGTTCAAATATTCCGACCGAAGTCACCAACAGCCTGAAGGGAGTATTTACCAATATCAATACCGACCGTTTGACCGAAGTTCTGGTGGCGGTGGTGTTGTGCTTTATTGGTTTCCTGATCGCACGCTTTATTTCCAATACCTTTATTCGCACCATTGGTGTCCGTTTTAATGCCCATCAGAAACTGGTCTGGCGCCGCGGAATTTTCTATTTTATCTTCCTGCTGTTTGTGATGGCTAGTCTGAAAGAAGCCGGTTTTAAACTCAGTGTCTTCCTTGGCGCTGCAGGGATTTTAACGGTCGCACTGGGTTTTGCTTCGCAAACCTCAGCATCCAACCTGATCAGTGGTCTGTTCCTGATTGGTGAAGGTTCTTTTGAAGTCGGTGATACCATCCAGATTACCTTGATTCGTGGGCATACCATTGAAGGCGAAGTGATTTCGATTGATCTGCTCTCGGTTAAACTTTTGACCCAAGATAATATCTATGTGCGTTTACCGAATGAACAGCTAATTCGGGCACCGGTGCAGAACTTGTCGAAATTTCCGATACGGCGGATTCCGATTACGTTGGCGATCAATTTCCATGAAAATATTATCAAGGTACGCGAAGTTCTGCTGGACGTTGCCAATAAATATCCACTGGTACTGGCCGACCCGAAACCTGCAGTCACCGTTACCGCTTTCCGTGAATCTTCGATTGAACTGCTGTTTGCAGTGTGGTGCCAACAGGAAAACTACCTGAAAGTTCGTGATGAAATGCAGGAACGGATTCGCAACGGCTTTGTCGATAACCAGATTGAAATTCCGGTGCCAAAAATGGGCTTTGTCGATCCTCCACTTTCCCGCCCTCTAGAAAATGAAGAGATCGATCAATACGCCAATGACAAGCCCCTCAAAAGAGAGCCTGGTCTGAAATAA
- the ibaG gene encoding BolA family iron metabolism protein IbaG, with amino-acid sequence MNNEQLAEILEAAFPEADVAVSGQGGKFDLRIVDDQFEGKRPVARQQAVYAPLNAHIASGAVHAVTIRAMTKEEWRKASLFGA; translated from the coding sequence ATGAATAATGAACAGCTCGCTGAAATTTTAGAAGCCGCTTTTCCAGAGGCGGATGTTGCTGTGAGTGGTCAGGGCGGAAAATTTGATCTCCGTATTGTGGATGATCAATTTGAAGGTAAGCGTCCAGTTGCACGCCAACAAGCTGTTTATGCTCCTCTCAATGCCCATATTGCCAGTGGTGCAGTTCACGCAGTAACGATTCGCGCGATGACAAAAGAAGAATGGCGCAAAGCAAGCTTATTTGGAGCTTAA
- a CDS encoding DUF4951 domain-containing protein: MLKLVLLNSLLLLTATTSFADLYLSEKIRPKIKSLLNTEIERLPIPATPNNMILPEFGKGIIGWGAGPKDAEVRFLNINQADVETMKQEGLSLAMAQAWQNFYENETLRNPGNPTAPFRAQLMKKIVSLW, encoded by the coding sequence ATGTTAAAACTAGTTCTTCTGAATTCTCTCCTGCTCCTCACTGCTACAACCTCTTTTGCAGATCTTTATCTCTCAGAAAAAATCCGTCCGAAAATAAAATCTCTGCTCAATACTGAAATTGAACGCCTACCCATTCCTGCAACGCCCAACAATATGATTCTGCCTGAATTTGGTAAAGGGATTATTGGTTGGGGCGCTGGCCCCAAAGATGCTGAAGTTCGTTTTCTCAACATCAATCAGGCAGATGTTGAAACAATGAAACAGGAAGGACTGAGTTTAGCAATGGCACAAGCCTGGCAGAACTTTTATGAAAATGAAACTCTGCGTAATCCGGGAAATCCGACTGCACCTTTTCGTGCACAACTCATGAAAAAAATCGTCAGTCTCTGGTAA
- a CDS encoding organic hydroperoxide resistance protein — MSLEKAVYTAHAKATGGRDGRAISDDQILDVQLAVPKEMGGPGGGTNPEQLFAAGYSACFLGAMKFVANRDKLNISKDAYIEGDVGIGPIPTGFGIEVTLNIHLEGMDQEEAKKLVDAAHIVCPYSNATRNNIDVNLNVIT; from the coding sequence ATGTCATTAGAAAAAGCCGTCTATACCGCACATGCCAAAGCCACAGGGGGCCGTGATGGCCGCGCCATTTCTGACGATCAGATTCTGGACGTCCAATTGGCCGTACCTAAAGAAATGGGGGGACCAGGCGGTGGAACCAATCCTGAACAGCTCTTTGCCGCAGGTTATTCCGCCTGTTTCTTGGGTGCAATGAAATTTGTTGCCAATCGTGACAAGCTCAATATCAGTAAAGATGCCTATATTGAAGGTGATGTTGGGATTGGTCCGATTCCTACCGGGTTCGGGATCGAAGTGACATTAAACATCCATCTTGAAGGCATGGATCAGGAAGAAGCAAAAAAACTGGTGGATGCTGCGCATATTGTCTGTCCATACTCAAATGCGACCCGTAATAATATTGATGTGAACTTAAACGTAATTACTTAA
- a CDS encoding RNA polymerase factor sigma-54, giving the protein MRLSVGIKIANSLSLTPQLQQAIRLLQLSSLELEQEVQLQLDSNPLLEKVEEQITLESLSTIESNNENQDLTNQLNADHLPDDLPVDTDWDDVYTHQPTSLGAAEFEEREDNRQGHQSLQEYMLEQINLLNFSQVDKLIAYCIVDSLDDKGFLDAELSEITASVQHLLSSMGSEEEIEDDEVAVVLKHIQRLDPVGVGSRSLAECLLVQLDNLPASTPCRNDAIKLLQHYELLITNELPKLIKQTGLNPEQLRCAVDLLKTLKPHPGLEFENKESDYQVPDVVVMKKNNCWQVNLNSDVLPKLRVNSFYAKMIRRADQSDDNQYLRNQMLEAKNFIKSIDERHKTLLKVATCIVEHQKMFLEIGAEGMKPLVLRDIAEEVELHESTVSRVTTNKYMLTPRGLFELKYFFSSHVGTTSGGEASSTAIRAKIKKLISEENARKPLSDNAIANMLKDEGIDVARRTVAKYRESLHIPSSSERKVLI; this is encoded by the coding sequence ATGAGATTATCAGTGGGTATAAAAATTGCGAACTCGCTGTCATTAACTCCACAATTACAGCAGGCAATTCGGCTATTACAACTTTCAAGTCTGGAATTGGAACAAGAAGTTCAGTTGCAACTTGATAGTAATCCTCTATTAGAAAAAGTTGAAGAGCAAATTACCCTTGAAAGCTTATCTACAATTGAGTCAAATAATGAAAATCAAGATCTAACTAATCAACTTAATGCCGATCATCTGCCTGATGACTTACCTGTAGATACCGATTGGGATGATGTCTATACCCATCAACCTACAAGTCTGGGGGCAGCCGAGTTCGAAGAGCGTGAAGATAATCGTCAAGGGCATCAGAGCCTGCAAGAATATATGCTAGAACAAATTAATCTGCTGAATTTTTCACAGGTTGATAAATTAATCGCTTATTGCATAGTCGATTCTTTGGACGACAAAGGTTTTTTAGATGCTGAGTTGAGTGAAATTACTGCATCAGTACAACATTTACTCTCTTCTATGGGGTCTGAAGAAGAAATTGAAGATGATGAGGTTGCCGTTGTATTAAAGCATATCCAGCGTTTGGATCCGGTAGGTGTAGGTTCTAGAAGCTTGGCAGAATGCCTATTGGTTCAACTTGATAATTTACCTGCGTCAACCCCTTGCCGAAATGATGCGATCAAACTTCTGCAACATTATGAATTGTTAATTACCAATGAGCTTCCTAAGCTGATCAAACAGACTGGCTTAAATCCAGAACAGTTGCGCTGTGCTGTAGATTTGCTAAAAACCTTAAAACCGCATCCAGGTCTGGAATTTGAAAACAAGGAATCGGATTATCAGGTGCCAGATGTTGTGGTGATGAAAAAGAATAACTGCTGGCAAGTCAATTTAAACTCGGATGTACTGCCAAAGTTACGCGTCAATTCTTTTTATGCCAAAATGATTCGTCGTGCAGATCAAAGCGATGATAATCAGTACCTGCGTAATCAGATGCTGGAAGCGAAGAACTTTATCAAAAGTATCGATGAACGGCATAAAACATTATTGAAAGTCGCAACTTGTATTGTGGAACATCAAAAAATGTTCTTGGAAATTGGGGCGGAAGGCATGAAACCTCTGGTTTTAAGAGATATTGCCGAAGAAGTTGAATTGCATGAATCTACAGTTTCGCGCGTAACCACCAATAAATATATGCTGACCCCACGTGGATTGTTCGAGTTGAAATATTTCTTCTCGAGTCATGTCGGGACTACTTCAGGTGGTGAAGCATCTTCTACTGCTATTCGTGCCAAAATCAAAAAACTGATTTCCGAAGAAAATGCCCGTAAGCCTCTGTCTGATAATGCAATTGCCAATATGTTAAAAGATGAAGGCATTGATGTGGCACGACGTACGGTGGCGAAATATCGTGAATCGTTACATATTCCTTCATCTTCTGAGCGAAAAGTCTTGATCTAA
- the hpf gene encoding ribosome hibernation-promoting factor, HPF/YfiA family, whose amino-acid sequence MQITIRGHHLSITPAIEESIKTKFSQMTKHLDQVNSMQVKLSKDHQIDKRSRKGSSNHIAEAIIRLPGIEFFAHATADDMYTSIKILTEKLKRQIDRYREMHLQQHPLAL is encoded by the coding sequence ATGCAAATAACAATTCGTGGACATCATTTATCGATTACGCCAGCTATTGAAGAAAGTATAAAAACCAAGTTTTCACAGATGACGAAGCACCTAGATCAGGTGAATAGTATGCAAGTGAAACTCTCGAAAGATCATCAAATTGATAAACGCTCTAGAAAGGGCAGTAGTAATCATATCGCAGAGGCTATTATCCGATTACCGGGCATTGAATTTTTTGCTCACGCCACCGCAGATGATATGTATACCTCAATTAAAATATTGACCGAAAAATTGAAACGGCAGATTGATCGATACCGGGAAATGCATTTACAGCAGCATCCTTTAGCTCTATAA
- a CDS encoding carbon-nitrogen hydrolase family protein gives MTLLSVVQMNSQNEIDVNFVEIESLIQQSKANGAELIVFPENFVCFAAGKQRETAAQFEVIQQRLEQLAHEYDTWIVAGTLPCPYRPDGSIIEDGRVRTVSLCISPERTEARYDKIHLFDVQVGDAVGGYQESKFFEPGTDVVVAKTPFGNIGLMVCYDLRFPELALNLRAKGANLLTAPSAFTYTTGEMHWQLLLQTRALDSQCSVLGAAQQGWHGEKRQTWGHAAATNSRGQLINMIHAEGAQLITVDFDLNEQQKVRESMPLMQHRRLLQLS, from the coding sequence ATGACTTTACTTTCTGTTGTACAAATGAATTCTCAAAATGAAATTGATGTCAATTTCGTGGAGATTGAATCTTTAATTCAACAAAGTAAGGCCAATGGTGCTGAACTGATTGTTTTCCCGGAAAACTTTGTCTGTTTTGCAGCAGGTAAACAGCGTGAAACTGCTGCACAATTTGAAGTGATTCAGCAGCGTCTGGAACAACTTGCCCATGAATATGACACCTGGATCGTTGCCGGTACATTACCCTGCCCTTATCGTCCGGATGGTTCAATCATTGAGGATGGCCGGGTGCGTACCGTTAGCCTGTGTATCAGTCCGGAACGGACCGAAGCACGTTATGACAAAATTCACCTGTTTGATGTGCAAGTCGGCGATGCTGTCGGTGGTTATCAGGAATCCAAGTTCTTTGAACCCGGCACAGATGTTGTCGTAGCCAAAACACCTTTTGGCAATATTGGGTTAATGGTCTGTTATGACCTGCGCTTTCCGGAACTGGCGTTAAATTTACGAGCCAAAGGTGCAAACCTCTTGACCGCTCCTTCTGCCTTTACCTATACCACAGGTGAAATGCACTGGCAGCTTCTTCTGCAAACACGTGCTCTAGATAGCCAATGCTCGGTGCTTGGTGCAGCTCAACAAGGCTGGCATGGAGAAAAACGCCAGACTTGGGGACATGCAGCCGCCACCAATAGTCGTGGACAACTTATTAATATGATCCATGCAGAAGGTGCTCAACTCATCACCGTCGACTTTGATTTAAATGAACAGCAAAAAGTGCGTGAATCCATGCCTTTAATGCAACACCGTAGACTTCTTCAACTTTCCTGA